One genomic segment of Thermovibrio guaymasensis includes these proteins:
- a CDS encoding RusA family crossover junction endodeoxyribonuclease: MKFKFFFIGKIPSKANYKKISHRRINGELKPFIMNNPQVLSSQREALYQLHLQKLNYGLDKFPITKPVKVSLTFYLSGRVRQRDIDNAEKFVGDILEKGEILKRDSLIYQKERVEKRLGIKGFEEIVEIDIEVISDDVRLELERGKPTFPPEFYEFLKKMKLELPNES, encoded by the coding sequence GTGAAATTCAAGTTCTTTTTCATTGGGAAGATTCCGAGTAAGGCAAACTATAAAAAGATATCCCATAGGAGGATAAACGGTGAGCTTAAACCTTTTATAATGAACAACCCTCAAGTTCTCTCTTCCCAGAGGGAGGCCCTCTACCAGCTTCACCTTCAGAAGCTCAACTACGGCCTTGATAAGTTTCCAATTACAAAGCCGGTGAAAGTTTCTTTAACCTTTTACCTATCCGGTAGGGTACGTCAGAGGGATATTGATAACGCTGAGAAGTTTGTGGGTGATATCCTTGAGAAGGGAGAGATTTTAAAGAGGGACTCCCTTATTTACCAGAAGGAAAGGGTAGAGAAGAGATTGGGTATAAAGGGCTTTGAGGAGATCGTTGAGATAGACATTGAGGTAATTTCCGACGATGTAAGGCTTGAGCTTGAGAGGGGAAAGCCTACATTTCCTCCTGAGTTTTACGAGTTTTTAAAGAAGATGAAGTTGGAGCTCCCAAATGAGAGTTGA
- a CDS encoding potassium channel family protein yields the protein MVTYSTTVKKSLSILATLLLLVIVSTTGIKLIEGWSWLDCLWHTVITISTVGYGEVHPLSVPGKIFTMAVIVVAFALFAYGASTVASMIFEGELRKIFTTKRMEKMVAKLKNHTIVCGLGRTGQAAVKELSREKIPFVVIEKNEERIEEAKEKYPNLIYIHGDATQDETLIKAGVKSAANMIVATADDADNLFITLSAKNLNPRLRIVTRANREENVIKLKRAGATEVILPNVIGGLRMASLAIRPSVVSFLDIVTHHGEIDLRLEEVEVPKGSPFHGKLLKELDIPKKTGVIVIGIRREDGSFILNPTSTTMVLEGDKLIIIGTKDQAEKLKRMVKGEEI from the coding sequence ATGGTAACTTACAGTACAACAGTAAAAAAATCCTTATCTATTCTAGCAACTCTCCTACTTTTAGTCATAGTTTCAACCACTGGAATAAAGCTCATTGAAGGTTGGAGCTGGCTTGACTGCCTCTGGCATACAGTAATAACAATTTCAACTGTAGGCTACGGAGAAGTCCACCCCCTTTCCGTCCCCGGAAAGATATTCACTATGGCAGTTATTGTCGTGGCCTTTGCGCTGTTTGCCTACGGGGCCTCAACCGTAGCTTCAATGATCTTTGAAGGAGAACTGAGGAAAATATTTACAACGAAGAGGATGGAAAAGATGGTAGCTAAGCTTAAAAACCATACAATCGTCTGCGGACTTGGAAGGACGGGACAGGCAGCAGTTAAAGAGCTCTCCCGAGAGAAAATTCCATTTGTAGTAATTGAAAAGAACGAGGAGAGAATAGAGGAGGCAAAGGAGAAATACCCCAACTTGATCTACATCCACGGAGATGCAACTCAGGATGAAACTCTAATAAAAGCTGGAGTAAAGTCTGCAGCAAACATGATTGTCGCAACCGCAGACGATGCAGACAACCTATTCATAACCCTTTCGGCAAAAAACCTCAACCCAAGACTTAGAATAGTAACAAGGGCAAATAGAGAAGAAAACGTAATAAAGCTTAAGAGGGCCGGAGCTACAGAAGTAATACTCCCAAACGTTATAGGCGGTTTGAGGATGGCATCCCTTGCAATTAGACCGAGTGTGGTTTCCTTCCTTGATATCGTTACCCACCACGGAGAAATAGACCTTAGACTGGAAGAGGTTGAGGTCCCTAAAGGTTCGCCTTTCCACGGCAAACTACTAAAAGAACTTGATATCCCAAAGAAAACCGGAGTTATAGTTATCGGAATAAGGAGGGAGGACGGCTCATTCATACTGAACCCGACATCTACAACAATGGTTTTGGAAGGGGACAAACTGATTATTATCGGAACTAAAGACCAAGCTGAGAAGTTAAAGAGGATGGTTAAGGGAGAGGAAATTTAA
- a CDS encoding NAD(P)/FAD-dependent oxidoreductase, whose amino-acid sequence MRVEVEVKVHLESSLEEEIRKLGIEEFEIVRESIDARKKPIFVYRVVAELPPEKARELIEKGIGREYREVEELSIPKLPVKRRVLVVGSGPAGLFAALTLAEAGLEVVVVERGKPIPERVKDVSRFWKYRRLNENSNVQFGEGGAGTFSDGKLTTRVKDKKKYFVFKTFVECGAPREILYKSKPHVGTDKLREVIPNLREKLKKLGVEFRFNTLLKELHLEGGRVVSATLEDLETGLSTMEEFDYYFLAPGNSARDTFEMLKRVGIALEAKPFAVGLRVIHRQKTINRVQYGRKWFKHPKLPPAEYAFTYKSKRRNVFTFCMCPGGYVICASSEKYSVVCNGMSNYRRDSGYANSAVVVQVFPEDFENDPFKAIEFQRSLERAAFVMGGSNYSMPAQRVVDFIEGKSSTELIEGGYISEIKSARLDRLLPEEIREPIKEAFLYWAEKRSFFLPSNATFVGVETRTSSPLRIVRDESYRSISAENLYPVGEGAGYAGGITSSAIDGINGALSLIESLQVKKVL is encoded by the coding sequence ATGAGAGTTGAGGTAGAAGTTAAGGTTCATCTGGAGAGTTCTCTTGAAGAGGAGATCAGGAAGTTAGGGATAGAGGAATTTGAAATCGTTAGAGAGTCAATTGATGCTAGGAAAAAGCCCATTTTTGTGTACAGGGTAGTTGCAGAACTTCCTCCTGAAAAGGCAAGGGAATTAATAGAGAAGGGTATTGGAAGGGAGTATAGGGAAGTTGAAGAGCTTTCCATTCCAAAGCTTCCGGTAAAAAGGAGAGTTTTAGTAGTAGGTAGCGGTCCTGCAGGTCTCTTTGCAGCTTTAACCCTTGCAGAGGCCGGCCTTGAAGTTGTAGTTGTTGAGAGGGGTAAGCCCATTCCAGAAAGGGTTAAGGATGTTTCCCGCTTTTGGAAGTACAGGCGCCTTAACGAGAACTCAAACGTTCAGTTTGGAGAGGGAGGAGCTGGAACGTTTTCAGACGGAAAGTTAACGACGAGAGTAAAGGATAAGAAGAAGTACTTCGTCTTTAAGACCTTTGTTGAGTGTGGAGCTCCAAGGGAAATCCTTTACAAGAGTAAGCCCCACGTAGGGACCGATAAACTAAGGGAGGTTATCCCCAACTTAAGGGAGAAACTGAAGAAATTAGGAGTTGAGTTTAGGTTTAATACCCTCTTGAAGGAGCTCCACCTTGAAGGTGGCCGGGTTGTCAGTGCTACTTTGGAAGACCTTGAAACTGGTCTAAGTACGATGGAAGAGTTTGACTACTACTTCCTTGCTCCTGGTAACAGCGCAAGGGATACCTTTGAAATGCTAAAGAGGGTAGGTATAGCCCTTGAAGCAAAGCCTTTTGCAGTTGGCCTCAGGGTAATTCACAGACAAAAAACGATAAATAGGGTTCAGTACGGCAGGAAGTGGTTTAAACACCCGAAACTTCCTCCCGCAGAGTACGCCTTTACCTACAAGTCCAAAAGGAGGAACGTCTTTACCTTCTGCATGTGCCCTGGAGGTTACGTAATTTGCGCTTCAAGTGAGAAGTATTCTGTTGTCTGTAACGGAATGAGTAACTACAGGCGGGACAGCGGTTACGCCAACAGTGCCGTTGTTGTTCAAGTTTTCCCTGAGGACTTTGAAAATGACCCATTTAAAGCTATTGAGTTTCAGCGTTCACTTGAGAGGGCAGCATTCGTTATGGGAGGTAGTAACTACTCAATGCCTGCCCAGAGGGTAGTTGACTTTATAGAGGGTAAGAGCTCGACAGAGCTTATTGAAGGCGGGTACATCTCGGAGATAAAGAGTGCGAGGCTTGATAGGCTTTTACCTGAAGAGATTAGAGAACCTATAAAGGAGGCCTTCCTCTACTGGGCTGAAAAGCGCTCCTTTTTCCTTCCGTCAAATGCCACTTTCGTTGGAGTAGAGACGAGGACTTCTTCACCTCTTAGAATAGTTAGGGATGAAAGTTACAGGAGTATTAGCGCAGAGAACCTATACCCTGTTGGAGAGGGAGCTGGATACGCCGGAGGAATTACCAGCTCAGCAATAGACGGGATAAACGGGGCTTTATCGTTAATTGAGAGCTTGCAGGTGAAAAAGGTCCTTTAA
- the mutS gene encoding DNA mismatch repair protein MutS: protein MSKKITPALKQYLEFKEKYKDAILMFRMGDFYEMFFEDAEIASRELEIALTSRSFGKGGERAPMCGIPHHALESYLPKLVRKGYKVAICEQLEEPKPGKKVVERGVVRVITPGTYFEDESEDRFLMAIAQKGKEFEVAWAEISSGDLFYTTASWEEVKSLISKFKPKEILIPENLNERKIKTLIPEAVIEKREELFKEGALEALREFVKETQKEFVPKLKEPKEYRGWDYAYVDPQTQRNLELLEPINEKLAGATLFNVLNRTKTGMGRRLLKFWLLHPLKKVGEIEKRLSAVEELKESFLIADEIRETLSKVYDIERLLTKITSGMANPKEIASLRNSLRNLPKIKELLKNFSSPLLAQLSKELDTLEDVYCEIERVLVENPPFSPKEGGLIKEGIHPELDQLRKVKNEAEKIIKEIEERERKRTGISSLKVGYNNVFGYYIEVSKPNLHLVPKDYIRKQTLVNAERFITPELKEFEEKVLSAKERIDKIEYQLFCQLRNFISNHATRISRTAEKIALLDVLQSLAKVAVERDYVKPQVHDGYETVIEEGKHPVLEKILDEEFIPNDTELNPKDFILIITGPNMGGKSVYLRQTALLTLMAQIGSFIPAKKAKISVADRIFSRVGAADNLSRGLSTFMMEMVETANILKNATLKSLIILDEIGRGTSTYDGMSIARAVVEYISSRIGAKTLFATHYHELTELEGKVKGVKNYHAEVQEVDGHVVFTHRILPGASEKSYGVHVAEIAGLPKEVIERAREILAELEGKRNDSELPLFSAAEPKVEYRVEKVEVLPPEVERVISEIEKIEVSTTTPLEALMLLARLKESLKGVEWKK, encoded by the coding sequence TTGTCAAAGAAGATAACCCCCGCCCTTAAACAGTACCTTGAGTTTAAAGAGAAGTATAAGGACGCAATCTTAATGTTCAGAATGGGGGACTTCTATGAAATGTTCTTTGAAGACGCAGAGATAGCCTCAAGGGAGCTTGAAATTGCCCTTACCTCCCGCTCCTTTGGAAAGGGAGGGGAGAGAGCTCCAATGTGCGGAATCCCCCACCATGCCCTTGAGAGTTACCTTCCAAAGCTGGTTAGGAAGGGGTACAAAGTTGCAATATGCGAACAGCTTGAAGAACCAAAGCCGGGAAAGAAAGTAGTTGAGAGAGGAGTTGTAAGGGTAATAACCCCGGGAACTTACTTTGAAGATGAAAGTGAAGATAGATTCTTAATGGCCATAGCCCAGAAGGGAAAGGAGTTTGAGGTAGCCTGGGCTGAAATCTCTTCGGGAGACCTCTTCTACACAACGGCAAGCTGGGAAGAGGTTAAAAGCCTAATTTCCAAGTTTAAACCAAAAGAAATCCTAATACCTGAAAACTTAAACGAGAGGAAAATAAAAACTCTGATACCTGAAGCCGTAATAGAAAAGAGGGAGGAGCTCTTTAAGGAGGGAGCCCTTGAGGCCCTAAGGGAGTTTGTAAAGGAGACACAAAAGGAGTTCGTTCCAAAACTGAAAGAACCAAAGGAATACAGAGGTTGGGACTACGCCTACGTTGATCCTCAAACCCAGAGGAACTTGGAACTCTTAGAGCCAATAAACGAGAAGTTAGCAGGGGCAACCCTCTTTAACGTTTTAAATAGAACGAAAACAGGAATGGGTAGGAGGTTGCTCAAATTTTGGCTCCTCCACCCACTAAAGAAGGTGGGTGAAATAGAGAAGAGGTTATCTGCAGTTGAAGAGCTAAAGGAGAGCTTCTTAATAGCAGACGAGATAAGGGAAACCCTATCAAAAGTATACGATATTGAGAGGCTATTAACGAAAATAACTTCAGGAATGGCAAACCCCAAGGAGATAGCCTCCTTAAGGAACTCACTTAGGAACCTTCCAAAGATCAAAGAACTTTTAAAGAACTTCTCTTCCCCCCTCTTGGCCCAACTATCAAAGGAGCTTGATACCCTTGAAGACGTTTACTGTGAAATTGAAAGGGTGCTCGTTGAAAATCCGCCCTTTTCCCCTAAAGAGGGAGGACTTATAAAGGAAGGAATTCACCCCGAACTTGACCAGCTCAGAAAGGTAAAGAACGAAGCAGAAAAGATAATAAAAGAGATAGAGGAAAGGGAGAGGAAGAGGACGGGAATATCAAGCCTTAAAGTGGGGTATAACAACGTCTTTGGCTACTATATAGAGGTTTCAAAGCCAAACCTTCACCTCGTTCCTAAGGACTACATAAGGAAGCAGACCCTTGTAAACGCAGAAAGGTTTATAACTCCGGAACTTAAAGAGTTTGAGGAGAAAGTCCTTTCTGCAAAGGAAAGAATTGATAAGATTGAGTACCAGCTCTTCTGCCAGCTGAGGAACTTTATCTCAAACCACGCTACGAGAATTTCAAGGACCGCTGAGAAGATAGCTCTCCTTGATGTCCTTCAGTCCCTTGCAAAAGTTGCCGTTGAAAGGGATTACGTAAAGCCTCAAGTTCACGATGGATACGAAACAGTAATAGAGGAGGGTAAGCACCCGGTCCTAGAGAAGATACTGGACGAAGAGTTTATTCCAAACGATACAGAGCTAAATCCCAAAGATTTCATTTTGATAATTACCGGCCCAAACATGGGAGGTAAGTCTGTTTACCTCCGCCAGACAGCCCTACTAACCCTCATGGCGCAGATTGGCTCATTTATTCCTGCAAAGAAAGCAAAAATTTCCGTTGCAGACAGGATTTTCTCAAGGGTCGGTGCAGCAGATAACCTGAGCAGAGGCCTTTCAACCTTCATGATGGAAATGGTAGAGACTGCAAACATACTAAAGAACGCAACTCTAAAGAGTTTAATAATCCTTGATGAAATTGGAAGGGGAACGAGCACCTATGACGGGATGAGCATAGCAAGGGCAGTCGTTGAGTACATAAGCAGTAGAATCGGAGCAAAGACTCTCTTTGCTACCCACTACCACGAATTAACGGAGCTTGAAGGTAAGGTGAAGGGAGTTAAGAACTACCACGCTGAAGTTCAGGAAGTTGACGGCCACGTAGTATTTACCCACAGGATACTTCCAGGAGCATCTGAAAAATCTTACGGAGTTCACGTTGCAGAGATCGCAGGACTTCCTAAAGAGGTAATTGAAAGGGCAAGGGAGATTCTGGCTGAGCTTGAGGGTAAGAGGAACGATAGTGAACTTCCCCTCTTTTCAGCGGCCGAGCCAAAGGTTGAGTATAGGGTAGAAAAGGTTGAAGTCCTTCCCCCGGAAGTTGAAAGGGTTATAAGTGAGATTGAGAAAATTGAAGTCTCAACAACAACTCCCCTTGAAGCCTTAATGCTCCTTGCAAGGCTAAAGGAGAGCTTAAAGGGAGTAGAATGGAAAAAGTAG
- a CDS encoding P-loop NTPase: MQLTVASGKGGVGKSSITASLAYLLSKGRKIVALDADADTPNLEILLNVENWKEKRPFEGERVAVIDPKKCTGCGICALHCPYECIYPESGYYRVNEILCEGCNVCSIVCPHEDVISFKPTVPGYVKWGITSYGFPLVTAELLPGRPNSGKLVFEAKKRAKQFERDLLLIDAAAGIGCSVIASLNGSDYVLVVVEPTEVSLFDAERLLKIVNHFGLKAVAVINKFDVNRDFSERLESHFEEKGIKVVGKIPYDRSVVEALIRGKPVVEEYPGSPFSKALERVVQSLEELL, translated from the coding sequence ATGCAGTTGACCGTTGCAAGTGGAAAGGGAGGTGTGGGTAAGTCCTCAATTACTGCATCTTTGGCCTATTTACTCTCTAAAGGTAGGAAGATCGTAGCCCTTGATGCAGATGCAGATACGCCTAACCTTGAAATACTCTTAAACGTAGAAAACTGGAAGGAGAAGAGGCCTTTTGAAGGGGAGAGGGTTGCTGTAATAGACCCTAAAAAGTGTACAGGCTGCGGTATCTGTGCCCTTCACTGCCCTTACGAGTGTATATACCCTGAATCTGGATATTACAGAGTTAATGAAATACTTTGTGAAGGCTGTAACGTCTGCTCCATAGTCTGCCCGCACGAAGACGTTATCTCCTTTAAACCCACAGTTCCCGGGTACGTGAAGTGGGGAATAACTTCTTACGGTTTTCCCCTTGTAACGGCTGAGCTACTTCCCGGTAGGCCAAACTCTGGAAAGTTGGTCTTTGAAGCAAAGAAGAGGGCAAAACAGTTTGAAAGGGATTTGCTCCTCATAGATGCAGCGGCTGGCATAGGCTGTTCTGTAATAGCAAGCCTTAACGGAAGCGATTACGTACTGGTTGTCGTTGAACCTACAGAAGTTTCCCTGTTTGACGCAGAAAGGCTGTTAAAGATAGTTAATCACTTTGGTTTAAAAGCTGTTGCAGTTATTAATAAGTTTGACGTTAATAGGGATTTTTCAGAGAGATTAGAGAGCCACTTTGAAGAGAAGGGTATAAAGGTAGTAGGGAAAATCCCTTACGATAGGTCTGTTGTTGAAGCCTTAATAAGGGGAAAACCGGTTGTTGAAGAATATCCCGGTTCTCCCTTTTCAAAGGCACTGGAAAGAGTAGTTCAGAGTTTAGAGGAGCTCCTTTAG
- a CDS encoding P-loop NTPase, translated as MIISVSGGKGGTGKSTVSTSLAILLKEFTLVDLDVEAPNDHILLNVNLSEGISVKLFKPKFNHEYCTGCGKCAEVCNDNAIVLNREGKPILLDDLCAGCTACKLICPERGAIEDDFKVVGHIYENKTPYGFKLITGELLEGEERTYKVLLETKKRALKEGGNLIFDTAAGAGNSIFKALEGSDIVVAVTEPTPFGARDLEKILYTTSYLKLKTVIVINKSGVGDEEEILSLSKKYGCPIVGRIPYSEEIIKCYFSKTPIVNTDLPEAKVFYEIKERILEEVKCS; from the coding sequence ATGATAATTAGCGTATCCGGCGGTAAAGGTGGAACGGGTAAGTCAACTGTATCTACCAGCTTGGCTATTTTGCTTAAGGAGTTTACCCTTGTTGACTTAGACGTTGAGGCTCCTAACGACCATATCCTTTTAAACGTAAACCTTTCAGAAGGTATTTCTGTAAAGCTCTTTAAGCCGAAGTTCAATCACGAATACTGTACAGGTTGCGGTAAGTGTGCGGAGGTCTGCAACGATAACGCAATAGTTCTGAATAGAGAGGGAAAGCCGATACTTTTAGATGACCTGTGTGCAGGGTGTACGGCATGTAAACTGATATGTCCTGAAAGAGGAGCTATAGAGGATGACTTCAAAGTTGTAGGGCATATATACGAGAACAAAACTCCTTACGGTTTTAAGCTGATAACCGGAGAGCTCTTAGAGGGTGAAGAGCGGACCTATAAAGTCCTCCTTGAAACTAAAAAGAGAGCTCTCAAGGAAGGGGGAAACCTAATCTTTGATACTGCAGCCGGTGCAGGTAACTCAATATTTAAGGCTTTAGAGGGTTCTGATATTGTCGTTGCCGTTACAGAGCCTACCCCCTTTGGAGCGAGGGATTTAGAGAAAATCCTCTATACAACTTCTTACCTTAAGTTGAAAACGGTGATTGTTATAAATAAAAGCGGTGTAGGTGATGAGGAAGAGATTCTCTCCCTTTCGAAGAAGTACGGGTGTCCTATAGTAGGGAGGATTCCTTACAGTGAGGAAATTATTAAGTGTTATTTCTCAAAAACGCCGATTGTGAATACAGACCTTCCTGAGGCGAAAGTTTTCTACGAGATTAAAGAGAGAATTCTGGAGGAAGTGAAATGCAGTTGA
- a CDS encoding NifB/NifX family molybdenum-iron cluster-binding protein, with translation MKVAVPLEGSSGLDSPVCEHFGRAPYFALITVKDGEVEVDIFENPIVEHSAGAIPQMLAEQGVNRVIATRIGEKARAFFNQLGIDVTTGVTGTLRDVVDMLKGE, from the coding sequence ATGAAAGTTGCCGTTCCACTGGAAGGTAGCTCCGGTCTTGATTCTCCAGTATGTGAGCACTTTGGGAGAGCTCCCTACTTTGCTCTGATTACCGTTAAAGATGGAGAAGTTGAAGTTGATATATTTGAGAACCCTATAGTTGAGCACAGTGCAGGGGCAATACCCCAGATGCTTGCAGAACAGGGAGTAAATAGAGTTATAGCTACGAGGATAGGAGAAAAGGCGAGGGCTTTCTTTAACCAGCTTGGTATAGACGTAACAACTGGAGTTACAGGAACTCTCAGGGATGTTGTAGATATGTTAAAAGGAGAGTAA
- a CDS encoding NifB/NifX family molybdenum-iron cluster-binding protein: MRILVPVSSKDRNAEVSDEFGRAPYFAVIENGNVEFYENPGASATGGAGVKASQFAINLGVAKVILKKPAGPNAKSALEQAGITVEVREGLKSLKELL, translated from the coding sequence ATGAGAATACTAGTTCCAGTTTCTAGTAAGGACAGAAACGCCGAAGTTTCAGACGAGTTTGGAAGAGCTCCCTACTTTGCAGTTATTGAAAACGGCAACGTTGAGTTCTACGAGAACCCTGGAGCATCAGCTACAGGCGGAGCAGGTGTAAAAGCTTCTCAGTTCGCAATAAACCTTGGAGTTGCTAAGGTTATACTCAAAAAGCCTGCAGGTCCCAACGCAAAATCTGCACTGGAGCAGGCAGGAATAACAGTTGAGGTAAGGGAAGGGCTTAAAAGCCTAAAGGAGCTCCTCTAA
- a CDS encoding RluA family pseudouridine synthase, which translates to MEKVVVEKEHSKKRLDQFISEVSELSRSQAKGIIEEGLVKVDGKVVKKPSQKVKEGQVVEFEIPEPEPIEVKPENIPLDVVYEDRDVIVINKPAGMVVHPAPGHYSGTLVNALLYHCKDLEGIGGALRPGIVHRIDKDTAGLLVVAKNDLAQQSLIEQFKNRTVGRFYRALIYGIPKKDYDRIVLPIGRDKFDRKKFSPNTTSPKEAITNYWVIEKFPKHNVSEIKCKLETGRTHQIRVHMSNLGHPLLGDRTYGYKPSRIEDEKLRELIDEMGMHALCAYYLAFDHPRTGKRMEFEVELPPGYKRVLEYLKENSNK; encoded by the coding sequence ATGGAAAAAGTAGTCGTTGAAAAGGAACACTCAAAGAAGAGGCTTGACCAGTTCATAAGCGAGGTAAGTGAGCTCTCCCGCTCTCAGGCAAAGGGGATAATTGAAGAGGGACTTGTTAAAGTTGACGGAAAGGTAGTTAAAAAACCATCCCAGAAAGTAAAGGAAGGACAGGTTGTAGAGTTTGAAATCCCTGAACCTGAGCCTATAGAGGTTAAGCCGGAGAACATTCCCTTAGACGTAGTTTACGAAGATAGGGACGTTATTGTCATAAATAAACCTGCAGGAATGGTAGTTCACCCGGCACCTGGCCACTACTCCGGAACTTTGGTTAATGCCCTCCTCTACCACTGTAAGGACTTGGAAGGAATTGGAGGGGCACTGAGGCCCGGAATAGTCCACAGAATAGACAAGGATACTGCAGGCCTTTTAGTAGTTGCAAAGAACGACCTTGCCCAGCAGTCTTTGATTGAACAGTTTAAGAACAGAACAGTTGGTAGGTTTTACAGAGCTCTAATCTACGGAATCCCGAAGAAAGACTACGACAGAATAGTTCTTCCAATAGGAAGGGATAAGTTTGACAGGAAGAAGTTCTCCCCAAACACTACAAGCCCTAAGGAGGCCATAACAAACTACTGGGTTATTGAGAAGTTCCCAAAGCATAACGTTTCAGAAATAAAGTGTAAATTGGAAACTGGAAGGACTCACCAGATAAGGGTCCACATGTCAAACTTGGGCCACCCGCTACTCGGTGATAGAACCTACGGCTATAAGCCGAGCAGAATAGAAGATGAGAAACTGAGGGAACTGATTGATGAGATGGGAATGCACGCTCTGTGCGCCTACTACCTCGCCTTTGACCACCCAAGAACGGGAAAGAGGATGGAGTTTGAGGTGGAGCTCCCGCCTGGTTATAAACGGGTGTTAGAATACTTAAAGGAAAACTCTAATAAATGA
- a CDS encoding DNA gyrase inhibitor YacG — protein MEKRVKCPNCGRETLWEGNPFRPFCSEECKLADLHKWLSEEYLVAEEIDLGGEVVKEDNPRP, from the coding sequence ATGGAAAAGAGAGTTAAATGCCCCAACTGTGGAAGGGAAACCCTTTGGGAAGGAAACCCTTTTAGACCTTTCTGTAGTGAAGAGTGTAAACTTGCAGACCTTCACAAGTGGCTAAGTGAAGAGTACTTGGTAGCTGAGGAAATTGATTTAGGAGGAGAGGTTGTCAAAGAAGATAACCCCCGCCCTTAA